TTTTCTAGAGGGGGAAAATTTTTGTGGTGTAACCATATGCTCCCATTGTGGAAGGTATCTCTCCTTTGGTGTTGGCACAAACGATTTAGACTGTTCATAtactttttcatataaattatatatatttcttttattttgttcaaatTCTTCTAAAGTAATTACTTTTTCATCAATAAGTTTTTTACTGTATAGATCTAACACCGATTTATGTCTGGctattatatcatataataatGGATTTGTAAATTTGGGCATATCCAATTCATTATGACCAAATCTTCTATACCCTACTAAATCTATAATAGTGTCtatgttaaatttatttctaatatCTAGTGATAATTCGAATACGTAAGTCACTGCTTCTGGATCATCTGCATTTACATGTATTATAGGAACATCTATACACTTTGCAATATCGGTGCAATATTTACCCGATCTTGCATCTACCGGGTAAGTGGTAAACCCTATTTGATTATTAACAACAATATGTATGGTTCCACCTACATTATAACTTGGAAGTTTTGACATTTGAAATGTTTCATAAGCAATTCCTTGCCCAGCAATAGATGCATCTCCATGAATAGTAATAGGTAAtactttcttcttttctttatcaTTACAATAATATTGTTGTGCTCTTGCTTGACCCATAAGTATAGGATCTACTGATTCTAGATGAGATGAATTATCTACAATTCCCATGTGAATATATCTTTTAGATTCTTCATCAAAATAATCTATTTCTACACCTAGATGATATTTCACATCACCTGTATTACCCCATATGTTATCACTAAACCCAGTCTTTCCACGAAATTCTGACATCATTTGTTCTAATGGTTTGTgtaatacattaaataatacattgaGTCTACCCCTATGTGACATACTCATTAATACACTATCTACATGTAACACTGCTGCTCGCTTTATTAATGCTTTCATCCCAGTTATTAATGTTTCACATCCATCTACTCCAAATCTTTTCGTTGTAGCAAATTTTGCAGccatataattttcaaaaataaatgctCTTGCTGTATCttccaaaattttttttttcatatttttattatattgataTTTCTTATCATTTTCAATTCTTCTCACAATGTAATTTACTACATTCTCATCtgttatatgcatatattcaAATCCAATAGTTCCACAATATGTTTCTTCTAATCTATTTATTAAGCTCCTTAAcgtatattttgttttcttctcttttgtTAAAAAGCCTGTTATGGATGGCAGATCAAATGAAAATTCTTTATCTAAATCATCATTAGTAAAACCAAAATCTTCAAAAgacatcttttttttatccttttcatatattacaCTTGAGTATGGGGGCATGTTCGGTAATGGCAATGGATTTATATTTGCATACAAATGCCCTTTCTTCTGATACCACCTTATAAGTTGAACTACACGTGCCAAATCGTATATATTCTGAGTTTTCCCCTTTTCTAGCATTTCCTTGTTTACATAAGTTATTCGTAACTTACTGTTCTTAGATAACTCCCCTATACATACGTTACTCTTTTCTTCTTGTCTACTTACTATCCTCACCTGATTGGAAAATGGGGAAGGCACATCCTCATAGATATTTGCAAAATATTCATCCCATGACTTGTGAACAGAGTTTCTAAAAAGAggcaggaaaaaaaaaaaaaaaaaaaaaaaaaaaaaagcgcgTAAGCGTACATGATATATGAGGTGCAAGCAATAAACACGATAAATGCggtatatgtaaaaaacgCTATTGATCAGGCAGATAAAATGATGCACACAATGAACAACATTAACAACGAAGGGAAACTCCGACAGAGAGCCACTAACAAATTTTACTTGTCCTTTTTCCATATCCTGTAGGTCCCCTCTATGTATGAGGCCATGCTCGGGTTAAAGTTATGACTGCATGCAAGACTACTTAGATGAAATgctctttttatatattttccattttctcTCATCAGATGATTAGTatgtactatttttttcatcttttatttatatatatatgtatatatatatatatatttatttatttatttatttatatatatgtatgtgggTATATGTccatatgtatacgtatgtgtgtacataaaTGCAAAGGCATAGACTTACATTCCTATGCACACGAGTTCACTTGTATATAACATACGTTGCATGTGGGAACAGATTTCAGCTAATTCATTTTTCGTATATTGCTAAACTGCGTTTTTTCATACGTATAAATGGTTTGTGTAGTTACgcatatgtttgtatatgtatatatatatatatatatatatatatatatatatttatgtatgcacaCGCGTCTTCATGTGTGCATGCAAAAAGGTACTTCACCTGTGGCCTCAAAACGCTTCCTCGTAGATTCTTAAATAAATGTGTACCATTACTTTTTACATATTGGGCCTATTTACAGTGTCTCGTCATTATGTAATTGTTAACTGCGTACAGTGTAAGTATATAACATGTAGTTAATGGTGTAACTATATAAAGGGTTGCTTCTATTCTTTCTATTTCTTACAAAATTGGAAGAAGTACCctcaaaaaaagaaaaaaatatatatatttgcaaaaCAACAAAGGGTACTTGTTATAGTATGTCactatttaaaatgtatatacctCATGTATATGCACTAACATAACGCATAAAAGTACTTAACTACAAATTAGGAGTAaacattttgtatatttcaaaaaaaagataaaataaaaaaattaaaaattaaaaaaaaaatataaagttcAGCGTACAAAGGAAACGCTTCTTGCTCAAagttttaaaagaaatttttgagatcaaaaaaaaaaaaaaaaaaaaaattgttcataAAGGTTGGAAAAATggatacatacatatatatatttaagtagtgtttatgtatacatatatatatatatatatatatatatatatatatatatatatatatatatatatgcatatgaatttatgagcatttttttcttctatatggtgtttaattttttttttttttccacgAACATGTTGACCAGTTTGGTTATCATGAATTGGGTAATTAACCCCTTATATGCTTGTTCAtctttcataaaaaaaataaaataaaataaaacataaaaaataaaaaataaaaaataaacaaattaatgtgtatataattatgtatatataaacacatacgtgtatatgtatatatatatttatatttatatgtatgtatgtaaagaTATACATATGCGCATTTGCGCAAGTGCTTGGAAATATATACCAAGAAGTAGTACAAAATTCGctaaagaaaaacatatgcatgtacCGGTAGAACCAAACGAAATGCAAAAGAATTGTAAAAACTTGcaaaaacttttaaaaaattgcaaaaaattgcaaaaaaattttgaaaataggAAAAGAACAGCAAACTTATTTGAGATTACAAGAAAGCTAATAACACACACTATATTGTAATATTGCATAGAGCAACGCAGGTGAGCTACTGAATACAGCTGTTTAGTACAGATGTTCAGTACAATTGCTTAGTACAACTACTGAATACCCGCATACGTGAGAGCTTAAAAGCTTAGTCTCATTCAATAAGTTAAAGGCATAAAATATGCAATTGAAGATCTTGCACATTGAACGTGTACAGGTCAAGAAGCAaacatgcacatacatacgtaaataTGCCCAAACACATATAATGATAGGGGCATGCATcaaacattttataattctgTAAGAGCAAATGCGCCTAGACAAAATGAGAATTTCAAAAtggattattttattttttttattttttattttattttagtttagcttatattttattttagtttagcttatattttattttagtttagcttatattttattttttattttattttagtttatattttattttttattttattttattttattttttttctgttcttCAATTGTTGAGGTGCAAAGCCGTCAAAAAGGTATACCCATGACGGTGTGCTACCGTGTGCTGCTGTGTGTTTGTACATGTACTAGTATTACTGCAAAAATGTGTATACTTCTGCTAGTTAATTTTATTCGTACCATTTTCGCACGTTTCTCTTGGCTCAGTCCCATTAACGCTTGTCTTACCTCACGTTATCCCCATcccaaaatattatttgctTCCATTTAGTGAGTAAAAtcattttaagaaataaatgaaaaatggtggaaaaatgaaagaacCGAATTGTGTTATAATGCGGTATTAGCCTAAGTTTTTTACATCGAACTGATGCAGATTGCAATTGAGAACAACGTACACATTGAGGATATAAACGTTGTTTTGTATCGTATaatttaaacaattttaaaaaatataatagacattttttctttttataatattgaaTCATATCTTTTATGACTTGTACAGGTGGTTGATGATCACCTATAAATCTTTCATGGCATGTTACACCACAAGTATGACATCCTGTTTCTTTGCAATAATTCCGCAAAATTTctatttctctttttgttGCATACTTCATATCTTTGTCTAAACTTTTACGTGAGTCAGAGAACACACCTGGCATTTTCACATCGCTTGGTGAAAACTTATTGTAtctgaaaaggaaaaacaggAATGAACATATGCATGTGGGGATAGGGTGTGGACGTGAAGTGGATGCGAACCGGACGGTAGGTGTGAACTGCTGGCTTGGTTTGTTCAATTCGtctatatgtgcatatatgtatgtatatatatatgtatggatGAATGTATGCACGTTCATGTACATATGGTGCGCATGTTCAGGCCTGTTCAAGTCTTACGTGCCGTTGAAGAGCTTGAAAAACAGATTTGTCAAAACAAAGTAGCGCAAGTAGTTAAAGGTAAACAGGCTTAACTTGTTAATCCTAgtaataacaaatttttttgcgcactgatataatatttcatatttattctttaacGATGTGTTTATGAAATAATCCGagctattatataaaattgtcTTTATTAATTGAACTTCATACTGATTAAAAAGAATTCTAATAAGTGTTATCTGAACGACTTCACTAAATACAttgatataataattaattaaatttaactCAAAAAAACCTATAACTCtagatatataatttgaacCACTTactagtaatatatatgcttgGGTTTTTTGAGAAATCATATTTACGTAGTGGAATAACAGGAATGAGGAGCATAGCTGGAGAATGTATACCACTGAAAATGGAACAATCGAAATGAAGCAAGATGTGGAAATAAACGCGGATTAAAAGTACTAATACAaattatgcacatatatatatatatatatatatatatatatatatatatgtacgtacttGTACGACGCGCTCTTgcatttttaataagaaaGAAATGCACGTAAgtataaacacatatatatgtaaatacatataagcATACACACGTAcagcatacatatatgcgcGCGTGTTCGTGTAAGTGGCACTACCTAGGAATCTCAGGAGAAGCGTTTGAAAGAAACCCAGTATACTCCGCACAATGTTGTACTTGagatatgtatttattattaagtaCACTCCATCTACAACTAACGcttttttttgaaagaaaaattttcttaaaaattttggGGAAAATAATTGGGAAAATTGATATTTCGATTTTACAATAACATATCTCTTTAACATTTTTGGTGAATCtctaataaaatacaaaatttttgatccattaaaattgttgtaatttacattttcaaaAGCTCTACagctattatatattaaattgacttcatttttataaaagcaTTCATTGCACAGtctttttctaatatttttccCCTTATTAAATAACACGTTTAAAGGGACGTTGAAACTTTCGTCATTTTTAAAACGCGATTTtacgaaaaataaatttataaaaaataaaagcaaaaaaaagaaaattatactaaaaattttcattttgacaAAATagcaccttttttttttttcctttttttttgcttcacTTGTCCCCTTTctacttctttatttttactcttttatttttacttctttttttttactcctttatttttactcctttatttttactcctttatttttacttctttttttttacttcttttttttacttcttttgttttacttctttttttacttcttttttactttttttttttttttttttttcgttttctcACTCACTCTGATGCTTTAACAAATTAATGCTAAGCCTTTTCGCggatatttgtttttatttcatgCTAAACTGGTTCGGTAAACTTTGCAAATTTGGATAACTCGGCTAATTTGGATAACTCAGTTAATTTGGACAATTCAGTTAATTTGGACAATTCAGTTAATTTGGACAATTCAGTTAATTTGGACAATTCAGTTAATTTGGACAATTCAGTTAATTTGGacaattcatttaatttgaAGAATTTTTGTACTTTGTCTATGTTGTGCGATTTTTCGcgttttttcaattttgcCTGTGTTTCCCATTTTCCCACCTTTGTCTATTTTCTCCccttatattattcttttttattttccctcAGTTCGtgcaaaaagaaataaaaaataatgacataaaaaaaaaatttaaaaagaaatggaATATGTGCACACATTgtacatatgaataaatatcaagaagaaaaaggaaaaaagaaaaaggaagaaataaGTACTAC
The sequence above is drawn from the Plasmodium malariae genome assembly, chromosome: 5 genome and encodes:
- the PmUG01_05025400 gene encoding 2-oxoglutarate dehydrogenase E1 component, mitochondrial precursor, putative, whose product is MKKIVHTNHLMRENGKYIKRAFHLSSLACSHNFNPSMASYIEGTYRIWKKDKNSVHKSWDEYFANIYEDVPSPFSNQVRIVSRQEEKSNVCIGELSKNSKLRITYVNKEMLEKGKTQNIYDLARVVQLIRWYQKKGHLYANINPLPLPNMPPYSSVIYEKDKKKMSFEDFGFTNDDLDKEFSFDLPSITGFLTKEKKTKYTLRSLINRLEETYCGTIGFEYMHITDENVVNYIVRRIENDKKYQYNKNMKKKILEDTARAFIFENYMAAKFATTKRFGVDGCETLITGMKALIKRAAVLHVDSVLMSMSHRGRLNVLFNVLHKPLEQMMSEFRGKTGFSDNIWGNTGDVKYHLGVEIDYFDEESKRYIHMGIVDNSSHLESVDPILMGQARAQQYYCNDKEKKKVLPITIHGDASIAGQGIAYETFQMSKLPSYNVGGTIHIVVNNQIGFTTYPVDARSGKYCTDIAKCIDVPIIHVNADDPEAVTYVFELSLDIRNKFNIDTIIDLVGYRRFGHNELDMPKFTNPLLYDIIARHKSVLDLYSKKLIDEKVITLEEFEQNKRNIYNLYEKVYEQSKSFVPTPKERYLPQWEHMVTPQKFSPSRKTGVEKDVLINIGKQIFTLREDFHAHPIITKLFKSRIDSLETGKNIDFGTAELLAYATLLSDGFHARLSGQDSQRGTFSHRHAVVHDQVTYKSYNIFDSLKTPHTIEVNNSLLSEYACLGYEIGYSYEHPDALVIWEAQFGDFANGAQVMIDNYIASGETKWNKQSGIVMLLPHGYDGQGPEHSSARIERFLQLCDDREDIATYSVEKDKKIIQQHNMQIINCTKPSNFFHALRRQMHRSFRKPLIAITPKKMLKMRMAFDNIENFLTSTEFLPYLPEQFSHKLYQKDKIKRIILCSGQVYYDLLNYRETNKIQSVAIARIEQLSPFPFKRFMNDLQTYPNLRDVIWVQEEHMNMGPWFYVSRRIEAAIKQLKKDNPGWGIQIPDVYYSGRDVYAAQSAGDLNLHLYQLDEFLVDSFDLNKTHHMHAHKYTVAL
- the PmUG01_05025500 gene encoding conserved Plasmodium protein, unknown function, with the translated sequence MKIFSIIFFFLLLFFINLFFVKSRFKNDESFNVPLNVLFNKGKNIRKRLCNECFYKNEVNLIYNSCRAFENVNYNNFNGSKILYFIRDSPKMLKRYVIVKSKYQFSQLFSPKFLRKFFFQKKALVVDGVYLIINTYLKYNIVRSILGFFQTLLLRFLVVYILQLCSSFLLFHYVNMISQKTQAYILLVSGSNYISRVIGFFELNLINYYINVFSEVVQITLIRILFNQYEVQLIKTILYNSSDYFINTSLKNKYEILYQCAKKFVITRINKLSLFTFNYLRYFVLTNLFFKLFNGTYNKFSPSDVKMPGVFSDSRKSLDKDMKYATKREIEILRNYCKETGCHTCGVTCHERFIGDHQPPVQVIKDMIQYYKKKKCLLYFLKLFKLYDTKQRLYPQCVRCSQLQSASVRCKKLRLIPHYNTIRFFHFSTIFHLFLKMILLTKWKQIIFWDGDNVR